Proteins found in one Oncorhynchus tshawytscha isolate Ot180627B linkage group LG25, Otsh_v2.0, whole genome shotgun sequence genomic segment:
- the LOC112224006 gene encoding hemoglobin subunit alpha-2-like produces the protein MSLSAKEKVIVKDFFAKVSSRSDEIGAEALARLIVVYPQTKSYFGHWKDLSPNGAPVRKHGITVMGGVYEAVSKIDDLAGGLLNLSELHAFVLRVDPVNFKILSHCIMVVLSMLFAEEFTPQIHVAVDKFLALVALALAEKYR, from the exons ATGAGCCTGTCAGCGAAGGAAAAAGTAATCGTCAAGGACTTCTTTGCGAAAGTCTCCAGCAGGTCGGACGAGATCGGCGCCGAGGCTCTCGCCAG GTTGATCGTGGTGTACCCCCAGACCAAGTCTTACTTCGGCCACTGGAAGGACCTGAGCCCCAACGGCGCTCCGGTTAGGAAGCACGGCATCACCGTCATGGGTGGCGTGTACGAGGCGGTGAGCAAGATCGATGACCTGGCCGGTGGTCTTCTGAACCTGAGCGAGCTGCACGCCTTCGTTCTTAGAGTTGACCCCGTCAACTTCAAG ATTCTGTCCCACTGCATCATGGTGGTCTTGTCCATGTTGTTCGCCGAGGAGTTCACCCCTCAGATCCATGTTGCGGTGGACAAGTTCCTCGCCCTGGTGGCCCTGGCTCTGGCCGAGAAGTACCGCTAA